TCGCTTGAACGTTCGGGATCGTGCTGGTGCGAGAACCCTAGAAGGGTTGTCCCGTCCGTCCCCTGGCTTGCCGGGGAGTCGGGTGGGGCCAAGCGGGAGTCCGCGAGACTCCGGGGCGCCGGCCGGGTCGGCTGCGAGGCCGGAACGGCGAAGCGCGTGGGAGGAGTCCGGGCGAAATCCCGGGCAAGGTTCCCGCCGGCATACCCTAGAAGGGCGAAGCCCAAGGGAGCATCCAGCGGTCGGCGTACTAATCCTGCGTCGGTCGCCAGGGACTCTCGGAAGGGGCAAAGCCCAGAAACCGGGGCCTGTTGGGCCGGCCCATCGCTTCGGCGGCGGGAGCACCGACTGGTCAAACGGTATGTGGGTCCTTCCATGCGGAAACGCGTGGGATACCTTCCGCGAGGAGAAAGCTCCGAAGGGCGAATCCCAAGAGCGCCGCCGGCGCGAAAGAAAGCCGGCACGGGCTCGGAGGGAGTAAGCCGCCGAGAGGGTAACCAAACCCTGAGGGCGGAACGTAGCGGGCGCCGGCAACGCCCGCGGACAGTGGACCTCCGAACCTTCGAGTGCTGCAGGGAGCAGAAGCCCATGAGAGGAGCTTGCCGGCTGCGGCTGGCGGGCTAGGTTGTGTTGGGCAAGACTCTGGAGGAAGGCGAAACTCGAAGAGAGGGTGCACTGGTCGCTTAACGTGGTCAGCGCGGCCCGGTGAAGGAAAACCACACAGCCGAGGAAACGGCCAACGGCAAAGTGGGATCGCGAAACCAATAACCGCGATACTTCGGCGGGCTCAGAACTCTGAACGAGCAGCTAATTCCGAGAGGACGCAGCGGCGGCGGCAACGTCCCGCAGCGAGCAACGCAACCGAATACTCTGAAGGGCAGCACGAGCACCCCCCGGCCTCACGTCGCGTTTTTCATGCGCCCTGGTCGCGGAACCCACGCCGATCGCATCTACCCCACGCCATCGAGCTGCGCGGACAAGAAGCGCGCTGCCAGGGTGGCCAGCATTGCCGCAGAACGGCATAATGGCCCCGTGGGCGTCCTCTTACGCGCCAATTCAACCTCCATTGAATGCAACGAGGAGTCATAATGACCGACCCGCGCATCACGAAGCTGGCCAATGTGCTCGTCAACTACTCCTGTGCCGTCAAGCCCGGCGACAAGATCCTGATCGAAGCCATCGATGTTCCGCATGAGTTCGCGATTGAATGCGTGCGGCTCGCGCGCGCGGCCGGCGCCGACCCGCTCGTGATGCTCAAGAGCAACCGGATCAATCGCGCCCTGATGAACGCCGCCACGGAGTTGCAATTCGGCCTGATGGCCGACATCGAGCGGCACCAGATGGAGAGCGTGCAGTGCTACATCGGGGCACGCGGCAACGAAAACGTCTCGGAGCTGTCCGACGTGCCGGCCGAGAAGCAGAAGGTTTACGAGCGCACGGTCTGGAAACGCGTCCACCTGGAGGTGCGCGTGCCGAAGACGCGCTGGGTCGTGCTGCGCTGGCCGCACCCGAGCATGGCCCAGCTCGCCGGCCTGTCGACCGAGGGGTTCGAGGACTTCTATTTCGACGTGTGCACGATGGACTACGCGCGCATGGGCTGCGCGATGCAGGCGCTGAAGCAGCGCATGGAGGCGACCGACGTCGTCCGCCTGAAAGGCCCGCGCGACACGGACCTGACCTTCTCGATCAAGGGTATCCCGGCGATTCCCTGCGACGGCAAGCTCAACATTCCCGACGGCGAGGTCTTCACCGCGCCCGTCCGCGACAGCATCAACGGCGTCATTCATTTCAATGCACCGACGCTCTACCGCGGCGAGACGCACGAGAACATCCGTCTCGTCTTCAAGCAGGGCAAGGTCGTCGAGGCCACCAGCTCGAACACGACGAAGCTGAACGAAGTACTCGATGCCGACGAGGGCGCGCGCTACGTCGGCGAATTCGCGATTGGTCTGAACCCGTACATCACCAGGCCGATGAAGGACATTCTGTTTGACGAGAAGATCGCGGGCAGCATACATCTGACGCCGGGCAATTCGTACGACGAGGCCCCGAACGGCAACAAGAGTGAAATCCACTGGGACATGGTGCTGATCCAGACGCCGGAGCGCGGCGGCGGCGAGATGTACTTCGACGGCGAGCTGGTACGCCGCGACGGGCTGTTCGTCACGCCGGATCTGCAGGGGCTCAATCCTGACGCACTAAAGTGAACTCACGGTGACGGACCTTGAGCGGGAGAATAGCGCGCCCGCCGTGTTGCCGGAAGACTCGCCGGCCCGCTGTCGCGCGTGCATGTACCCGCTCCGCGGATTGACGGAGCCGCGTTGCCCGGAGTGCGGGAGGGGCTTCGATCCGGCGGACCCGCGCACCATGTACCTGGGGCGCGTGCCGGGCTGGTTCGCGCAGCGGCTGCTGCGACCGCCGGGCTGGCCGATGCTGGCCTGCCTGACGCTGCTCGCCCTGCTTACGCTCGTGAGTGTGAGTGTGCCCGGCGGCTATTCTTTGTTCGATTTGTTGGCTTACTTTGGCCTAGCCGTGTTGGGCCTCGTGTGGCTGATGCGGCTTGTGCTCGCGATAGCGGCGGCCGTGTATTACCGTCACGCAATGGTGCGTGCCTGGCGCTGGGCGGTTGTTCCGGTTGCCATTGCGGTTGTCATCGTGCTGGTACGCGCCCGCGTGCCGTTGCGTCTGCGGTTCGAGTTATCGCGCGGTGCGCTGGACCGCCTGGCGGCTCGCGTCGTCAGCGGAACGGTCGACCCGAACGATGTCGCTGGGCACTGGGTCGGCACGTATCCTGTCGAGCGGGTTGAGCGACTGCCGGGCGGCATGCGCTTCCTCGTCCGCGGCACGGGCTTTTTGCACACCGGGGGCTTCGCGTATTCGCCCGGGCAGGCTCCGCCGGTCGTCGGGGAGGACTACTACGACCACATCGCCGGGCCGTGGTACGCGTGGATCGAAGGCTTTTAGCCGCTGCTGCGGCCGTCATGTTGAAGGATCGAAGTGCGCTTAACAGGATTCTCTCGTCCATTTAGCGCGCGCGGCATTCAGCCTTAACACTCGGGGGTGACACCGCACACAACGACGCGGACGTGTTGCCGCGGTGGGGTGTTCGCCGTGAAGCCACGGTGGGTTCCCTGCCGGCCACGGCCGGACCGCCGCAAGGACAGCGATCGAATCGTAAATTCACACGATAGCGCGGCGTGTTCTAACCATTGGGGGCTACAAAGGCGGCTCAGCCCGGGAGCCAGAGTGGAGGCCAGCGAGATGGATGCTCAGAGGTCACGCGACGGACGCAGGACGGGAAAG
The window above is part of the Phycisphaerae bacterium genome. Proteins encoded here:
- a CDS encoding aminopeptidase gives rise to the protein MTDPRITKLANVLVNYSCAVKPGDKILIEAIDVPHEFAIECVRLARAAGADPLVMLKSNRINRALMNAATELQFGLMADIERHQMESVQCYIGARGNENVSELSDVPAEKQKVYERTVWKRVHLEVRVPKTRWVVLRWPHPSMAQLAGLSTEGFEDFYFDVCTMDYARMGCAMQALKQRMEATDVVRLKGPRDTDLTFSIKGIPAIPCDGKLNIPDGEVFTAPVRDSINGVIHFNAPTLYRGETHENIRLVFKQGKVVEATSSNTTKLNEVLDADEGARYVGEFAIGLNPYITRPMKDILFDEKIAGSIHLTPGNSYDEAPNGNKSEIHWDMVLIQTPERGGGEMYFDGELVRRDGLFVTPDLQGLNPDALK